One region of Termitidicoccus mucosus genomic DNA includes:
- a CDS encoding D-sedoheptulose-7-phosphate isomerase yields MTEQHYRDDLFSRRPVLEACRAQILQARDALLACYRAGGKLLLCGNGGSAADCDHISGELLKGFMGKRPLLPAEREGLSPELAGKLQRGLPAIPLTNFPALGTAFTNDVDPLLIYAQLVNALGRPGDVLIGISTSGNAKNVCAAAEVARARKLPVIALTGRGGGALRQLADICINVPADETYLIQELHLPVYHYLCQAIEAELFG; encoded by the coding sequence ATGACCGAACAACACTATCGCGACGACCTTTTTTCCCGCCGTCCCGTGCTTGAAGCCTGCCGCGCGCAAATCCTGCAAGCCCGCGACGCGCTGCTCGCCTGTTATCGCGCCGGCGGCAAACTCCTTCTTTGCGGCAACGGCGGCAGCGCCGCCGACTGCGACCACATTTCGGGCGAACTGCTGAAAGGCTTCATGGGCAAACGCCCGCTCCTCCCCGCCGAGCGCGAAGGGCTTTCGCCCGAACTCGCCGGCAAGCTCCAGCGCGGCCTGCCCGCCATCCCGCTCACCAATTTCCCCGCGCTCGGCACCGCGTTCACCAACGACGTCGATCCGCTCCTCATTTACGCGCAACTCGTCAACGCGCTCGGACGCCCCGGCGACGTGCTCATCGGCATCTCGACCTCGGGCAACGCCAAAAACGTCTGCGCCGCCGCCGAGGTCGCCCGTGCGCGCAAACTCCCTGTCATCGCCCTCACCGGCCGCGGCGGCGGCGCGCTCCGCCAGCTCGCCGACATCTGCATCAACGTCCCCGCCGACGAGACCTATCTCATCCAGGAACTGCACCTCCCCGTCTATCACTACCTCTGCCAGGCCATCGAAGCGGAACTGTTCGGCTAA
- the rfaD gene encoding ADP-glyceromanno-heptose 6-epimerase encodes MKAIIVTGGAGFIGRNLVEALNRRGEDNIYIVDKLGRDEKWRNLLGLAFEDAWGIDDFRRRVRDNDLPPVATIFHLGACSATTEADADYLLDNNYRTTRELCEWSLKNGVRFIYASSAATYGAGEHGYDDSDDVTPLLRPLNMYGYSKHMFDLWALRRGHLRAIAGVKYFNVFGPGEDHKGDMRSVINKAVTQIVETGKVQLFRSHRPDYKDGEQLRDFVYVKDAVAQTLFYHDHPEVSGLFNAGTGRARSWNDLARAVFAALGREPVIEYIDMPETIREKYQYYTKSDTAKARAAGYTREAFTLEDAVRDYVVNYLVKPA; translated from the coding sequence ATGAAGGCCATCATCGTCACCGGCGGAGCCGGCTTTATCGGACGCAACCTCGTCGAGGCGCTCAACCGGCGCGGCGAGGACAACATCTACATCGTGGACAAGCTCGGCCGCGACGAAAAGTGGCGCAACCTCCTCGGCCTCGCCTTCGAGGACGCGTGGGGCATCGACGACTTCCGCCGCCGGGTGCGCGACAACGACCTCCCGCCCGTCGCCACGATCTTTCACCTCGGCGCGTGCAGCGCCACCACCGAGGCCGACGCCGACTACCTTCTCGACAACAACTACCGCACCACGCGCGAACTCTGCGAATGGTCGCTGAAAAACGGCGTGCGTTTCATCTACGCCTCCAGCGCCGCCACCTACGGCGCGGGCGAGCATGGCTACGACGACTCCGACGACGTCACGCCGCTGCTCCGCCCGCTCAACATGTATGGCTATTCCAAGCACATGTTCGACCTCTGGGCTCTCCGCCGCGGCCACCTGCGCGCCATCGCCGGCGTCAAATACTTCAACGTCTTCGGCCCCGGCGAGGACCACAAGGGCGACATGCGCTCCGTCATCAACAAGGCCGTCACCCAGATCGTCGAAACCGGCAAGGTGCAGCTCTTCCGCTCCCACCGCCCCGACTACAAGGACGGCGAGCAGCTCCGCGATTTCGTTTACGTGAAGGACGCCGTCGCGCAGACGCTCTTCTATCACGACCACCCGGAAGTCTCCGGCCTCTTCAACGCCGGCACCGGCCGCGCGCGCTCCTGGAACGACCTCGCCCGCGCCGTCTTCGCCGCGCTCGGGCGCGAACCGGTCATCGAATACATCGACATGCCGGAAACCATCCGCGAGAAATACCAATATTACACCAAGTCCGACACCGCCAAGGCCCGCGCCGCCGGCTACACCCGCGAAGCCTTCACCCTGGAGGACGCCGTCCGCGACTACGTGGTGAACTACCTCGTCAAGCCCGCCTGA